The sequence ACCGTCGCCCACATCAGCCTGCGCAAGCAGTTCGGGCAGACCCTCTCGAGCTTCCAGGGTGTGCAGTTTCAGCTCACCGACGCCGAAGTCGAACGCAGCGGGCTCGACATCCTGGCCAAGTACGCTCTGTGGAGCATTCAAGATGCCCGGCCCGAGGTGGTGAACGACGCCCTGGCACTGAGGATGTCGGCGCTGGAAGCCGCCGAGGTGGTGTTCCGGGTCTGCCACCAGCTGCACGGCGCGGTCGGCTTCTGCGACGAGACCACGCTGTCGTGGCTGTCGCGGCACAGCCAGCCGTTGCGGCGGCTGCCATTGGGCCTGTCGGCAACACGTGACGAGCTGACCCGCAGCGCGGGCCGGGCCGGACTGACGGGGCTGTACGCATGAAGGTCGTCGTGATCGGCACGGGCTTCGGCAAGCACGCCGCGGCCCCGGCCTATCAGAGCGTGGGCTTCGACGTCGAGGTGGTCAGCCCCCGCGACGAGGCCGCGGTGAAGGCGGCGCTGGCGGCCGACGTCGATCTGGTCTCCGTGCACTCGCCACCGTTTCTGCACCTGCAACACGTCACGGCCGCGGTCGAGCACGGGCGTGCCGTGTTGTGCGACAAGCCGTTCGGACGCAACGCCGACGAGGCGATCGCGATGCGCGACCAGGCTCGGCGCGCCGGCGTCGCCAACTTCCTGAACTTCGAGTTCCGCTTCAACGAGTCATGGTCGATGCTCAAGAAGCTCGCCGACGACGGAACCATCGGCGCCCCCACGCATCTGCACTGGAGCTTCTTCGGCAGCGGGCTGCGCGGCCGCAAGCTCGGCTGGATCAACGACCGCGAGCTCGGTGGCGGCTGGATCGGTGCCTACGGCTCGCATCTGATCGACTTCACCCGCTGGCTGTTCGGCTGCGACATCGTCGACTGCGGCGGCGTCACCCGCACCGACATCCCCGGCGCCACAGCCGAAGACGGGTACTCGGCCTGGTTCCGGA comes from Mycolicibacterium pulveris and encodes:
- a CDS encoding Gfo/Idh/MocA family protein; translation: MKVVVIGTGFGKHAAAPAYQSVGFDVEVVSPRDEAAVKAALAADVDLVSVHSPPFLHLQHVTAAVEHGRAVLCDKPFGRNADEAIAMRDQARRAGVANFLNFEFRFNESWSMLKKLADDGTIGAPTHLHWSFFGSGLRGRKLGWINDRELGGGWIGAYGSHLIDFTRWLFGCDIVDCGGVTRTDIPGATAEDGYSAWFRTADGATATHDTGFAAAVPSTPRVTLIGSEGTVELTGDTTLVVRRPGEDPQTTEFDPPPRRTPPPALSTYFGKVAEALRTGAPIAPSFDDGVAVARVMDQLKANAS